One stretch of Microbacterium terrae DNA includes these proteins:
- a CDS encoding prephenate dehydrogenase: protein MTDSAATSARALDGARERATAPARASRVHGTVRIVGAGLLGSSIGHALRALGVDVALEDSSKAQLRLAVDYGAGRVAASDDEPTLVVVAVPPDVTADVIERELAAHPTAVVTDVASVKLEPLRELRERGVDLTRYIGSHPLAGRERGGAIAARADIFIGRPWVVCRDEETSAADLALVEGLALDLGATPLEMTPEEHDQAVALVSHVPQLVASLLAGRFVTAPDGSLRLAGQGVRDTTRIAASAPELWVQILGANAAPVVDVLDALAADLASVADALRAPDAPGARRAVADTIRRGNDGVERLPGKHGQNRRFEQIVVMVDDTAGQLGRLFGDLGELDVNVEDLRLEHSPGAQFGLAEISVVPAAVRRAVDGLAARGWKIASTTND, encoded by the coding sequence GTGACCGATTCCGCCGCGACATCCGCGCGTGCGCTCGACGGAGCGCGCGAGCGCGCCACCGCGCCCGCGCGCGCATCGCGCGTGCACGGCACGGTGCGGATCGTCGGCGCCGGTCTCCTCGGATCGAGCATCGGCCACGCGCTGCGAGCGCTCGGCGTCGACGTCGCCCTCGAAGACAGCTCGAAGGCGCAGCTGCGCCTCGCCGTCGACTACGGTGCAGGTCGCGTCGCGGCATCCGACGACGAGCCGACTCTCGTCGTCGTGGCTGTGCCGCCCGACGTGACCGCCGACGTCATCGAGCGCGAGCTCGCCGCGCATCCGACCGCCGTCGTCACCGACGTCGCCAGCGTGAAGCTCGAGCCGCTGCGCGAGCTGCGCGAGCGCGGCGTCGACCTCACCCGCTACATCGGCTCGCACCCGCTCGCGGGGCGCGAGCGCGGCGGTGCGATCGCCGCCCGCGCCGACATCTTCATCGGCCGGCCCTGGGTGGTGTGCCGCGACGAGGAGACCTCCGCCGCCGACCTCGCCCTCGTGGAGGGGCTCGCGCTCGACCTCGGCGCCACACCGCTCGAGATGACGCCCGAGGAGCACGACCAGGCGGTCGCCCTCGTCTCGCACGTGCCTCAGCTCGTGGCGAGCCTCCTCGCCGGTCGCTTCGTCACAGCCCCCGACGGGTCGCTGCGCCTGGCCGGCCAGGGTGTGCGCGACACGACGCGCATCGCGGCATCCGCTCCCGAGCTGTGGGTGCAGATCCTCGGCGCCAACGCCGCGCCCGTCGTCGATGTGCTCGACGCGCTGGCTGCCGACCTCGCCTCCGTCGCAGACGCGCTCCGCGCCCCCGATGCGCCCGGAGCCCGTCGCGCCGTCGCCGACACCATCCGCCGTGGCAACGATGGCGTCGAGCGACTCCCCGGCAAGCATGGACAGAACCGCCGGTTCGAGCAGATCGTCGTGATGGTCGACGACACCGCCGGCCAGCTCGGGCGCCTCTTCGGCGACCTGGGCGAACTCGACGTCAACGTCGAGGACCTGCGCCTGGAGCACTCTCCGGGCGCCCAGTTCGGCCTGGCCGAGATCAGCGTCGTACCCGCTGCGGTCCGACGCGCCGTCGACGGCCTCGCGGCCCGTGGCTGGAAGATTGCGAGCACCACCAATGACTGA
- a CDS encoding pseudouridine synthase, whose protein sequence is MTGAEAEGVRLQKVLANAGVASRRVSEQLIVEGRVRVNGVVVTELGSRIDPENDLVDVDGTAVQLDQSKRYVMLNKPTGVVSSMKDDRGRPDLRRFTKDWDERLYNVGRLDAETSGLLVLTNDGGLAHVLAHPSFGVTKVYIAKVEGAVTPQTVQRLLRGVDLDDGSIAADKARLLSTSAEGGGSLIELTLHAGRNRIVRRMMAAVGHPVVELVRRQFGPLHLGTLPAGRARELTKVERGALLTLARQAAGDDTVVRDGGEDPHTDQEI, encoded by the coding sequence ATGACCGGTGCCGAGGCCGAAGGTGTCCGTCTGCAGAAGGTGCTCGCGAACGCGGGTGTCGCCTCGCGACGCGTGTCGGAGCAGCTGATCGTCGAGGGGCGCGTCCGCGTCAACGGCGTGGTCGTCACCGAGCTCGGATCGCGCATCGATCCCGAGAACGATCTCGTCGACGTCGACGGCACCGCCGTGCAGCTCGACCAGTCCAAGCGCTACGTCATGCTCAACAAGCCGACGGGCGTCGTCAGCTCGATGAAGGACGACCGGGGGCGACCCGACCTGCGCCGGTTCACGAAGGACTGGGACGAGCGCCTGTACAACGTGGGGCGACTGGATGCCGAGACCAGCGGCCTGCTCGTGCTGACCAACGACGGGGGACTGGCCCACGTGCTGGCGCACCCGTCGTTCGGTGTGACGAAGGTGTACATCGCCAAGGTCGAGGGTGCGGTGACCCCGCAGACGGTGCAGCGACTGCTGCGCGGAGTCGACCTCGACGACGGGTCGATCGCCGCCGACAAGGCGCGGCTGCTGAGCACGTCGGCCGAGGGCGGCGGCTCGCTCATCGAGCTCACCCTGCACGCGGGGCGCAACCGCATCGTGCGGCGCATGATGGCTGCGGTCGGTCACCCGGTCGTGGAGCTCGTTCGGCGGCAGTTCGGGCCACTCCACCTGGGAACGTTGCCAGCCGGGCGGGCACGCGAGTTGACTAAAGTGGAGCGGGGCGCTCTGCTGACCCTCGCGCGCCAGGCCGCGGGGGATGACACCGTGGTGCGCGACGGCGGCGAAGACCCGCATACCGACCAGGAGATCTGA
- the scpB gene encoding SMC-Scp complex subunit ScpB produces the protein MTDDTDFAARAATAPDTAPPVSTATDVARRLEAILLIIDEPQSLVSLATAVSAPVPAVRQAIETLVADYDGETGGPRRGFELREVGGGWRLYVREEHDDLVTEYVNTQAPSRLSQAALETLAVIAYKQPISRSQVASIRAVNVDSVVRTLVARGLITEVFTDPETGAINYGTTDALLVHLGINSLDELPHISPLLDDGAAGFDEEARR, from the coding sequence ATGACCGATGACACCGACTTCGCCGCGCGCGCAGCGACCGCGCCCGACACCGCGCCTCCGGTGAGCACGGCGACCGACGTCGCCCGGCGCCTCGAGGCGATCCTGCTGATCATCGATGAGCCGCAGAGCCTGGTGAGCCTCGCGACCGCGGTGTCGGCGCCGGTGCCGGCTGTGCGCCAGGCGATCGAGACGCTCGTCGCCGACTACGACGGCGAGACCGGCGGACCGCGGCGCGGGTTCGAACTGCGCGAGGTGGGCGGCGGGTGGCGCCTCTACGTGCGCGAGGAGCACGACGACCTCGTCACCGAGTACGTGAACACGCAGGCGCCGTCGCGGCTGTCGCAGGCGGCTCTCGAGACCCTCGCCGTGATCGCCTACAAGCAGCCGATCTCTCGCAGCCAGGTCGCCTCGATCCGCGCGGTGAACGTCGACTCGGTCGTGCGCACGCTCGTGGCGCGTGGCCTCATCACCGAAGTGTTCACCGACCCCGAGACCGGGGCCATCAACTACGGCACGACCGACGCGCTGCTGGTGCACCTGGGCATCAACTCGCTCGACGAGCTGCCGCACATCTCACCGCTGCTCGACGACGGGGCGGCCGGATTCGACGAGGAGGCGCGCCGATGA
- a CDS encoding segregation and condensation protein A, giving the protein MARSPEHEDHAGSAPDSAPAPEPVPAAEPVEGPEPIDGFRVSLTNFDGPFDLLLTLISKHELDITEVSLSLVTNEFIAYLRELGPDEELDEASEFLVVAATLLDMKVAGLLPQGELVDAESVALLEARDLLFARLLQYRAFKEVSSWFERCLRREERRHVRAVKLDAKYRSATPELVWTLSVDDFAALALLAMTPKEIPHVGLDHLHAPLISIREQAAIVVTLLKDAGSLSFRELVAGVSQPGVVVARFLSVLELYRHAALSFEQIEPLGELTLRWSAQRWSDENLATLGADYDR; this is encoded by the coding sequence GTGGCGCGGTCGCCTGAGCACGAAGACCACGCGGGTTCGGCGCCCGACTCTGCTCCAGCCCCCGAGCCTGTTCCGGCCGCCGAGCCTGTCGAGGGGCCCGAGCCCATCGACGGGTTCCGGGTCTCGCTGACCAACTTCGACGGCCCGTTCGACCTGCTCCTCACGCTCATCTCGAAGCACGAGCTCGACATCACCGAGGTGTCGCTGTCGCTCGTGACGAACGAGTTCATCGCCTACCTGCGCGAGCTCGGCCCCGACGAAGAGCTCGACGAGGCTTCGGAGTTCCTCGTGGTCGCCGCGACCCTGCTCGACATGAAGGTCGCCGGGCTCCTGCCGCAGGGCGAGCTCGTCGATGCAGAGTCGGTCGCGCTGCTCGAAGCGCGCGACCTGCTGTTCGCGCGGCTGCTGCAGTACCGGGCGTTCAAAGAGGTGTCGTCGTGGTTCGAGCGGTGCCTGCGCCGCGAGGAGCGCCGGCATGTGCGCGCCGTCAAGCTCGACGCGAAGTACCGGAGCGCCACGCCGGAGCTCGTCTGGACGCTGAGCGTCGACGACTTCGCGGCGCTCGCGCTGCTTGCCATGACGCCGAAGGAGATCCCGCATGTGGGCCTGGACCACCTGCATGCCCCGCTCATCAGCATCCGTGAGCAGGCGGCGATCGTCGTCACGCTGCTGAAGGATGCCGGCTCGCTCAGCTTCCGCGAGCTCGTGGCAGGGGTCTCGCAGCCCGGCGTCGTGGTGGCGCGATTCCTCTCGGTGCTCGAGCTGTACCGCCATGCCGCCCTGTCGTTCGAGCAGATCGAACCGCTGGGCGAGCTCACCCTGCGCTGGAGCGCGCAGCGGTGGTCCGACGAGAATCTTGCGACTCTGGGAGCCGACTATGACCGATGA
- a CDS encoding ParA family protein → MAGSKRGATRASEDETPIGPTGRPYHGFPTPPPLDGHGPARIIALCNQKGGVGKTTTTINLAASLASYGRKVLAVDFDPQGALSAGLGITTHEIPTIYDLLLDSKRDPHDVIVHSRVENLDVIPANIDLSAAEVHLVNEVAREQTLARALRKVTGDYDVVLIDCQPSLGLLTVNALTASHGVVIPLECEFFALRGVAMLIETIDKVRDRLNPTITLDGVLATMYDARTLHSREVLERVVDAFGDDVLETVIGRTVKFPDASVSGMPITEFAPEHAAAQAYLRLARELVARGAVA, encoded by the coding sequence GTGGCGGGGAGCAAGCGAGGCGCGACGAGGGCCTCTGAGGACGAGACCCCCATCGGTCCGACCGGTCGTCCCTATCACGGCTTCCCGACGCCGCCCCCGCTCGACGGCCACGGGCCCGCACGCATCATCGCGCTCTGCAACCAGAAGGGCGGCGTCGGCAAGACGACGACCACCATCAACCTGGCCGCATCTCTGGCGTCCTACGGGCGCAAGGTGCTCGCCGTCGACTTCGACCCGCAGGGCGCACTGTCGGCGGGGCTCGGCATCACCACGCACGAGATCCCGACGATCTACGACCTGCTGCTGGACTCCAAGCGCGACCCGCACGACGTGATCGTGCACTCGCGCGTCGAGAACCTCGACGTGATCCCGGCCAACATCGACCTGTCGGCGGCCGAGGTGCACCTCGTCAACGAGGTCGCGCGCGAGCAGACCCTCGCGCGGGCGCTGCGCAAGGTGACCGGCGACTACGACGTCGTGCTCATCGACTGCCAGCCCTCGCTCGGCCTCCTCACCGTCAATGCGCTCACCGCGAGCCACGGCGTGGTCATCCCGCTCGAGTGCGAGTTCTTCGCGCTGCGCGGTGTCGCGATGCTCATCGAGACCATCGACAAGGTGCGCGACCGCCTCAACCCGACGATCACGCTCGACGGCGTGCTCGCCACGATGTACGACGCGCGCACGCTCCACTCGCGCGAGGTGCTCGAGCGGGTCGTCGACGCGTTCGGCGACGACGTTCTCGAGACCGTGATCGGTCGTACGGTGAAGTTCCCGGATGCCTCGGTCTCGGGCATGCCGATCACGGAGTTCGCACCCGAGCACGCTGCCGCCCAGGCCTACCTGCGGCTGGCCAGGGAGCTGGTCGCCCGTGGCGCGGTCGCCTGA
- the xerD gene encoding site-specific tyrosine recombinase XerD has product MRLERAVDTYLRHITIERGLSEHTVAAYRNDLAGYVEWLGAAGIDDTDAVTADTVARFAAEKAAGDPAPAASSLARLQSSVRGLHRFLAREGVAQDDPSVRLKPPKQPQRLPKALTIDQVEQLLDAAGPAPADAQPGDLVGIRDRALLELLYATGARVSEIVQLDVDDVAHGDVLRVRGKGSKERIVPVGSYAQAALASYLTRARPELSRRGHATPRLFLGARGAPLSRQSAWLVIRAAAERAHLTAHVSPHTLRHSFATHLLQGGADVRVVQELLGHASVATTQIYTHVSVDALRDVYVTSHPRAR; this is encoded by the coding sequence ATGCGACTCGAGCGTGCGGTGGACACCTACCTTCGGCACATCACGATCGAGCGCGGTCTGTCGGAGCACACCGTCGCGGCGTACCGCAACGACCTCGCCGGTTACGTCGAATGGCTCGGCGCAGCGGGCATCGACGACACCGATGCGGTGACCGCCGACACCGTCGCCCGCTTCGCCGCCGAGAAGGCTGCGGGAGATCCGGCGCCCGCCGCCTCGTCGCTCGCGCGTCTGCAGTCCTCGGTGCGGGGGCTTCACCGCTTCCTCGCGCGCGAGGGCGTGGCGCAGGACGACCCGTCGGTGCGGTTGAAGCCCCCCAAGCAGCCGCAGCGCCTGCCGAAGGCGCTCACGATCGACCAGGTCGAGCAGCTGCTGGATGCCGCGGGCCCGGCCCCCGCCGACGCGCAGCCCGGCGACCTCGTCGGCATCCGCGATCGTGCGCTGCTCGAACTGCTCTACGCGACCGGCGCGCGGGTGTCGGAGATCGTGCAGCTCGACGTCGACGACGTCGCGCACGGCGACGTGCTGCGCGTGCGCGGCAAGGGCTCGAAGGAGCGGATCGTGCCGGTCGGCTCGTACGCGCAGGCGGCTCTCGCGTCGTACCTCACCCGTGCGCGACCCGAGCTGTCGCGCCGGGGGCACGCGACGCCCCGGCTGTTCCTCGGGGCGCGGGGGGCGCCGCTGTCGCGGCAGAGCGCGTGGCTCGTGATCCGCGCCGCCGCAGAGCGGGCGCATCTGACGGCGCACGTGTCTCCGCACACGCTGCGGCACTCGTTCGCGACCCACCTGCTGCAGGGCGGCGCCGATGTGCGGGTGGTGCAGGAGCTGCTCGGACACGCGTCGGTCGCCACGACGCAGATCTACACGCACGTGTCCGTCGACGCGCTGCGCGACGTCTACGTGACCTCGCATCCGCGCGCCCGCTGA
- a CDS encoding NUDIX domain-containing protein, translating to MLRDEPAEAEVVASDLVYEGRVWDVRSDTVRYGDGEIVRQYVDHPGAAAVVALDDELRVLLIQQYRHPIRHRDWEVPAGLLDIPGEEPLEAARRELAEEVDLEAVSWEPLVSIFTTPGGNDEVVHIFLARGLTRVAEAHAREDEEADIRTEWLPLADAVDGILAGRLRNGILIAGVLAAAEKLRQPEAPAGR from the coding sequence GTGCTGCGGGATGAGCCGGCCGAGGCCGAGGTCGTCGCGAGCGACCTCGTCTACGAGGGGCGGGTGTGGGACGTCCGCAGCGACACCGTGCGCTACGGCGACGGCGAGATCGTGCGCCAGTACGTCGACCACCCCGGTGCCGCCGCGGTGGTCGCCCTCGACGACGAGCTCCGGGTGCTGCTGATCCAGCAGTACCGGCATCCGATCCGACACCGCGACTGGGAGGTGCCGGCCGGGCTCCTCGACATCCCGGGGGAGGAGCCGCTCGAGGCCGCCCGTCGCGAGCTCGCCGAGGAGGTCGACCTCGAGGCCGTCTCGTGGGAGCCGCTGGTGAGCATCTTCACCACTCCGGGCGGCAACGACGAGGTCGTGCACATCTTCCTCGCCCGCGGGCTCACGCGAGTGGCCGAGGCGCACGCGCGCGAGGACGAGGAGGCCGACATCCGCACCGAATGGCTGCCGCTCGCCGATGCGGTCGACGGCATCCTCGCCGGACGCCTGCGCAACGGCATCCTGATCGCCGGCGTCCTCGCAGCGGCCGAGAAGCTGCGGCAGCCGGAGGCGCCCGCCGGGCGATGA
- a CDS encoding CTP synthase has translation MQTSDSFRGDTSNDTTKHIFVTGGVVSSLGKGLTAASLGNLLTARGLRVVMQKLDPYLNVDPGTMNPFQHGEVFVTDDGAETDLDIGHYERFLDIELSQAANVTTGQIYSQVIAKERRGEYLGDTVQVIPHITDEIKRRMRLQADESPKPDVIITEIGGTVGDIESQPFIESARQIRHELGRGNVFFVHVSLVPFMGASGEQKTKPTQHSVAALRSIGIQPDALVLRSDRPVTESNKRKIALMCDVDEDAVVNAVDVPSIYDIPSMLNEQGLDAYIVRALGLGKAADVDWSRWQRVLSAVHNPKHEVTIGLVGKYIDLPDAYLSVTEALKAGGFAQETHVNIRWIPSDECETPEGAAKALGPLDGIVIPGGFGIRGIEGKIGALKFAREQGIPTLGICLGLQCMVIEYARHVAGIEDASSSEFDPDTTAPVIATMEEQVDILEAGDMGGTMRLGLYPANLAEGSIVAEVYGATTAAERHRHRYEVNNRYRDRIAEAGMLFSGLNPDLDLVEYVELPREVHPYYVATQAHPELRSRPTDANPLFRGLVGAALERHRSSELFDDVEND, from the coding sequence ATGCAGACTTCTGATTCTTTCCGCGGCGACACTTCGAACGACACCACCAAGCACATCTTCGTGACCGGTGGTGTCGTTTCCTCGTTGGGCAAGGGCCTGACGGCGGCGAGCCTCGGCAACCTCCTCACGGCGCGAGGTCTGCGCGTCGTGATGCAGAAGCTCGACCCGTACCTGAACGTCGACCCGGGCACGATGAACCCGTTCCAGCACGGCGAGGTCTTCGTGACCGACGACGGCGCCGAGACCGACCTCGACATCGGCCACTACGAGCGCTTCCTCGACATCGAGCTGAGCCAGGCGGCCAACGTCACCACCGGCCAGATCTACTCGCAGGTGATCGCCAAGGAGCGCCGCGGCGAGTACCTCGGCGACACCGTGCAGGTCATCCCGCACATCACCGACGAGATCAAGCGCCGCATGCGCCTGCAGGCCGACGAGTCGCCGAAGCCCGACGTGATCATCACCGAGATCGGCGGAACCGTGGGCGACATCGAGTCGCAGCCGTTCATCGAGTCGGCTCGCCAGATCCGTCACGAACTCGGCCGCGGCAACGTGTTCTTCGTGCACGTCTCGCTGGTGCCCTTCATGGGGGCGTCGGGCGAGCAGAAGACCAAGCCCACCCAGCACTCGGTCGCCGCCCTCCGCTCCATCGGCATCCAGCCCGACGCCCTGGTGCTGCGCAGCGACCGTCCCGTCACCGAGTCGAACAAGCGCAAGATCGCGCTGATGTGCGACGTCGACGAAGACGCCGTCGTCAACGCGGTCGACGTGCCCAGCATCTACGACATCCCGTCGATGCTCAACGAGCAGGGTCTCGACGCGTACATCGTGCGCGCCCTCGGCCTGGGCAAGGCGGCGGATGTCGACTGGTCGCGCTGGCAGCGTGTGCTCAGCGCGGTGCACAACCCCAAGCACGAGGTGACGATCGGTCTCGTCGGCAAGTACATCGACCTGCCCGACGCCTACCTCTCGGTCACCGAGGCGCTCAAGGCCGGCGGCTTCGCGCAGGAGACGCACGTCAACATCCGCTGGATCCCGTCGGACGAGTGCGAGACCCCCGAGGGAGCCGCGAAGGCGCTCGGCCCGCTCGACGGCATCGTGATCCCCGGCGGCTTCGGCATCCGCGGCATCGAGGGCAAGATCGGCGCCCTCAAGTTCGCGCGCGAGCAGGGCATCCCGACCCTCGGGATCTGCCTCGGCCTGCAGTGCATGGTGATCGAGTACGCGCGCCACGTCGCGGGCATCGAGGACGCCTCGTCGAGCGAGTTCGACCCCGACACGACGGCCCCCGTCATCGCCACCATGGAGGAGCAGGTCGACATCCTCGAGGCGGGCGACATGGGCGGCACCATGCGCCTGGGCCTGTACCCGGCGAACCTCGCCGAGGGGTCGATCGTCGCCGAGGTCTACGGCGCGACGACGGCGGCCGAGCGTCACCGCCACCGCTACGAGGTCAACAACCGCTACCGCGATCGCATCGCCGAAGCGGGGATGCTCTTCTCGGGGCTGAACCCCGACCTCGACCTCGTCGAGTACGTGGAGCTGCCGCGCGAGGTGCACCCCTACTACGTCGCCACGCAGGCCCACCCCGAGCTGCGCTCGCGTCCGACCGACGCCAACCCGCTCTTCCGCGGTCTCGTCGGTGCGGCCCTCGAGCGTCACCGCTCCAGTGAGCTGTTCGACGACGTCGAGAACGACTGA